A stretch of the Tannerella serpentiformis genome encodes the following:
- a CDS encoding uracil-DNA glycosylase family protein produces MDNVFFTPYIGPNYPQGYKGKKILALGESHYINDDDEGRDHFRDYPQLRHFTSDIVQRYLNYLSSRMNYRGWMGTYTKFARAFYNGNLSFAGIADFWSHTAFYNYIQEPMANTRQTPSKKLFTECEAAFWEVVRDCRPDLIIVWGYRLWERLPFPKTPLTDSLFQISATADDQPTRILPITHPSAPSFSYQTTYDLLSAALTE; encoded by the coding sequence ATGGACAACGTATTTTTCACCCCCTACATCGGCCCCAATTACCCGCAGGGTTACAAAGGCAAAAAGATCCTCGCCCTCGGCGAGAGCCATTACATCAACGATGACGACGAAGGCCGCGACCATTTTCGCGACTATCCTCAGCTGCGCCACTTCACGAGCGACATCGTCCAGCGTTACCTCAACTATCTCAGTAGTCGAATGAACTACCGAGGTTGGATGGGCACCTACACCAAGTTTGCCCGTGCCTTCTACAACGGCAACCTTTCCTTCGCGGGCATTGCCGACTTCTGGAGCCACACCGCCTTCTACAATTACATACAGGAACCTATGGCCAACACCCGCCAAACACCGTCAAAAAAGCTGTTCACAGAATGCGAGGCGGCCTTCTGGGAGGTGGTGCGCGACTGCCGGCCGGACCTCATCATCGTCTGGGGCTATCGCCTCTGGGAGCGCCTGCCGTTCCCCAAGACACCGCTCACGGACAGCCTCTTCCAGATCAGCGCCACGGCCGACGATCAGCCCACACGCATCCTCCCCATCACGCACCCCTCAGCCCCCAGTTTCTCCTATCAAACGACCTACGATCTGCTTTCCGCCGCACTGACAGAGTAA